A genome region from Gadus chalcogrammus isolate NIFS_2021 chromosome 7, NIFS_Gcha_1.0, whole genome shotgun sequence includes the following:
- the zswim7 gene encoding zinc finger SWIM domain-containing protein 7, whose product MRSFLPAVAEQLFKDIQKIYEEKSQIPDDLLIALKFVFGSCALQALDLVDKHSVTCLSSPSGRKVYQVTGGSGRLYTCFTSCHYCPCPAFAYAVLRRNDGLLCKHLLGVYLSQAMGLTQQESVSDKHITTLMAGGGAAS is encoded by the exons ATGCGCTCTTTTTTACCTGCAGTGGCTGAACAGTTATTTAAAGACATTCAGAAAATATATGAAGAAAAGTCACAAA TACCTGATGACCTATTGATTGC GCTTAAGTTTGTCTTTGGCTCTTGTGCGCTGCAGGCGCTGGACCTAGTGGACAAGCACTCGGTCACCTGTCTGTCCTCACCCAGTGGACGCAAAGTGTACCAG GTGACGGGCGGCTCGGGCCGGCTGTACACCTGCTTCACCTCCTGCCACTACTGCCCATGTCCCGCCTTCGCTTACGCGGTGCTCCGCAGGAACGACGGCCTTCTG TGCAAGCACCTCCTGGGCGTCTACCTGAGCCAGGCGATGGGGCTGACCCAGCAGGAGAGCGTCTCTGACAAGCACATCACCACCCTAATGGCTGGGGGGGGCGCTGCCTCCtga